A region from the Vicia villosa cultivar HV-30 ecotype Madison, WI linkage group LG3, Vvil1.0, whole genome shotgun sequence genome encodes:
- the LOC131655017 gene encoding synaptotagmin-2-like isoform X1 — MGFFSTIFGFFGFGIGIVIGLVIGYFLFIYVQPIDVKNPEIKPLAEEETEALQRIIHEIPLWIKNPDSDRVDWLNKLIEYMWPYLDKAICNTAKNIAKPIIAEQIPKYKIDSVEFEVLTLGSLPPTFQGMKVYMTDEKELIMEPSIKWAGNPNILIAAKAFGLKATIQVVDLQVFIAPRITLKPLVPCFPCFGNIYVSIMEKPHVDFGLKLIGADLMSIPGLYRFVQEFIKDQVANMYLWPKTLEVPILDPTKAFKRPVGILNIKVIKAMKLKKKDLLGASDPYVKLKLTGDNLPSKKTTVKHKNLNPEWNEEFSLTVKDPESQVLDIHVYDWEQVGKHDKMGMNVIQLKELVVEEPRVFTLELLKNMDLSDAQNEKSRGQIVVEVTYKPFKEEDLDKSFNRIESLQKAPEGTPIGGGLLVVIVHEGEDIEGKYHTNPHVRLIFKGEERKTKSMKKSRDPRWEDEFQFTVEEPPTNDKLHVEVVSTSSRNLLRPKESLGYIDISLADVVSNKRINEKFHLIDSKNGRIQIEILWRASQAS, encoded by the exons ATGGGTTTCTTTAGTACTATATTCGGATTTTTTGGATTTGGAATTGGGATTGTCATTGGTCTTGTTATTGGTTATTTTCTCTTCATCTACGTTCAACCCATTGATGTTAAG AACCCTGAAATCAAGCCATTGGCTGAGGAAGAGACCGAAGCTTTGCAACGAATAATTCATGAGATTCCACTTTGGATAAAAAATCCAGATTCTGATCGA GTTGATTGGTTAAACAAACTCATTGAGTATATGTGGCCTTACCTTGACAAg GCAATATGCAATACTGCAAAAAACATTGCAAAACCCATAATTGCTGAGCAGATTCCAAAATATAAAATTGATTCTGTTGAGTTTGAAGTGCTCACATTGGGGTCTCTTCCACCAACTTTTCAAG GAATGAAAGTTTACATGACTGATGAGAAAGAGCTAATTATGGAGCCTTCCATAAAATGGGCTGGAAATCCTAACATTCTTATTGCCGCTAAAGCATTTGGGTTAAAGGCAACTATTCAG GTGGTGGATTTGCAAGTATTTATTGCTCCTCGAATTACTTTGAAGCCTTTGGTTCCATGTTTTCCTTGCTTTGGCAATATTTATGTCTCGATCATGGAAAAG CCACATGTTGACTTTGGACTAAAGCTTATAGGAGCTGATCTCATGTCTATTCCTGGATTGTACAGATTTGTTCAG GAGTTTATCAAAGACCAGGTTGCAAATATGTACTTATGGCCCAAAACATTGGAAGTTCCAATTTTAGATCCAACAAA AGCCTTCAAAAGACCTGTTGGAATTTTGAATATAAAGGTTATCAAAGCAATGAAGTTAAAGAAAAAAGATCTTCTTGGCGCATCCGATCCCTACGTGAAGCTAAAGCTAACCGGAGATAACCTACCATCGAAGAAGACCACCGTGAAGCACAAAAACTTGAACCCGGAATGGAATGAAGAGTTTAGTTTGACGGTTAAAGACCCTGAATCTCAAGTTTTAGATATTCATGTTTACGACTGGGAACAA GTTGGAAAGCATGACAAGATGGGTATGAATGTAATCCAATTGAAAGAACTCGTTGTGGAAGAGCCTAGAGTTTTCACTCTTGAGCTTTTGAAAAATATGGATCTTAGTGATGCTCAAAATGAAAAGTCGCGTGGACAAATTGTTGTTGAAGTAACATATAAACCTTTCAAGGAGGAAGACTTAGATAAAAGTTTTAATAGAATAGAATCACTTCAAAAAGCACCTGAAGGAACTCCTATAGGTGGAGGTCTCCTTGTAGTTATAGTCCATGAAGGTGAAGATATTGAAGGAAAATACCATACAAATCCACATGTAAGACTTATTTTTAAAGGAGAGGAGAGAAAGACTAAG AGCATGAAAAAAAGTAGAGATCCAAGATGGGAAGATGAGTTTCAATTTACGGTAGAGGAACCTCCCACTAATGACAAATTACATGTGGAAGTTGTTAGCACTTCATCACGGAATTTGTTGCGTCCAAAG GAATCATTGGGTTACATTGACATCTCTCTTGCCGACGTTGTTTCTAACAAGAGAATAAATGAAAAGTTTCATCTGATAGACTCTAAGAATGGTCGCATTCAAATAGAGATACTATGGAGAGCCTCACAAGCTAGTTGA
- the LOC131655017 gene encoding synaptotagmin-2-like isoform X2, producing the protein MGFFSTIFGFFGFGIGIVIGLVIGYFLFIYVQPIDVKNPEIKPLAEEETEALQRIIHEIPLWIKNPDSDRVDWLNKLIEYMWPYLDKQIPKYKIDSVEFEVLTLGSLPPTFQGMKVYMTDEKELIMEPSIKWAGNPNILIAAKAFGLKATIQVVDLQVFIAPRITLKPLVPCFPCFGNIYVSIMEKPHVDFGLKLIGADLMSIPGLYRFVQEFIKDQVANMYLWPKTLEVPILDPTKAFKRPVGILNIKVIKAMKLKKKDLLGASDPYVKLKLTGDNLPSKKTTVKHKNLNPEWNEEFSLTVKDPESQVLDIHVYDWEQVGKHDKMGMNVIQLKELVVEEPRVFTLELLKNMDLSDAQNEKSRGQIVVEVTYKPFKEEDLDKSFNRIESLQKAPEGTPIGGGLLVVIVHEGEDIEGKYHTNPHVRLIFKGEERKTKSMKKSRDPRWEDEFQFTVEEPPTNDKLHVEVVSTSSRNLLRPKESLGYIDISLADVVSNKRINEKFHLIDSKNGRIQIEILWRASQAS; encoded by the exons ATGGGTTTCTTTAGTACTATATTCGGATTTTTTGGATTTGGAATTGGGATTGTCATTGGTCTTGTTATTGGTTATTTTCTCTTCATCTACGTTCAACCCATTGATGTTAAG AACCCTGAAATCAAGCCATTGGCTGAGGAAGAGACCGAAGCTTTGCAACGAATAATTCATGAGATTCCACTTTGGATAAAAAATCCAGATTCTGATCGA GTTGATTGGTTAAACAAACTCATTGAGTATATGTGGCCTTACCTTGACAAg CAGATTCCAAAATATAAAATTGATTCTGTTGAGTTTGAAGTGCTCACATTGGGGTCTCTTCCACCAACTTTTCAAG GAATGAAAGTTTACATGACTGATGAGAAAGAGCTAATTATGGAGCCTTCCATAAAATGGGCTGGAAATCCTAACATTCTTATTGCCGCTAAAGCATTTGGGTTAAAGGCAACTATTCAG GTGGTGGATTTGCAAGTATTTATTGCTCCTCGAATTACTTTGAAGCCTTTGGTTCCATGTTTTCCTTGCTTTGGCAATATTTATGTCTCGATCATGGAAAAG CCACATGTTGACTTTGGACTAAAGCTTATAGGAGCTGATCTCATGTCTATTCCTGGATTGTACAGATTTGTTCAG GAGTTTATCAAAGACCAGGTTGCAAATATGTACTTATGGCCCAAAACATTGGAAGTTCCAATTTTAGATCCAACAAA AGCCTTCAAAAGACCTGTTGGAATTTTGAATATAAAGGTTATCAAAGCAATGAAGTTAAAGAAAAAAGATCTTCTTGGCGCATCCGATCCCTACGTGAAGCTAAAGCTAACCGGAGATAACCTACCATCGAAGAAGACCACCGTGAAGCACAAAAACTTGAACCCGGAATGGAATGAAGAGTTTAGTTTGACGGTTAAAGACCCTGAATCTCAAGTTTTAGATATTCATGTTTACGACTGGGAACAA GTTGGAAAGCATGACAAGATGGGTATGAATGTAATCCAATTGAAAGAACTCGTTGTGGAAGAGCCTAGAGTTTTCACTCTTGAGCTTTTGAAAAATATGGATCTTAGTGATGCTCAAAATGAAAAGTCGCGTGGACAAATTGTTGTTGAAGTAACATATAAACCTTTCAAGGAGGAAGACTTAGATAAAAGTTTTAATAGAATAGAATCACTTCAAAAAGCACCTGAAGGAACTCCTATAGGTGGAGGTCTCCTTGTAGTTATAGTCCATGAAGGTGAAGATATTGAAGGAAAATACCATACAAATCCACATGTAAGACTTATTTTTAAAGGAGAGGAGAGAAAGACTAAG AGCATGAAAAAAAGTAGAGATCCAAGATGGGAAGATGAGTTTCAATTTACGGTAGAGGAACCTCCCACTAATGACAAATTACATGTGGAAGTTGTTAGCACTTCATCACGGAATTTGTTGCGTCCAAAG GAATCATTGGGTTACATTGACATCTCTCTTGCCGACGTTGTTTCTAACAAGAGAATAAATGAAAAGTTTCATCTGATAGACTCTAAGAATGGTCGCATTCAAATAGAGATACTATGGAGAGCCTCACAAGCTAGTTGA
- the LOC131655017 gene encoding synaptotagmin-2-like isoform X3: MGFFSTIFGFFGFGIGIVIGLVIGYFLFIYVQPIDVKNPEIKPLAEEETEALQRIIHEIPLWIKNPDSDRVDWLNKLIEYMWPYLDKAICNTAKNIAKPIIAEQIPKYKIDSVEFEVLTLGSLPPTFQGMKVYMTDEKELIMEPSIKWAGNPNILIAAKAFGLKATIQVVDLQVFIAPRITLKPLVPCFPCFGNIYVSIMEKPHVDFGLKLIGADLMSIPGLYRFVQEFIKDQVANMYLWPKTLEVPILDPTKYASMKLKKKDLLGASDPYVKLKLTGDNLPSKKTTVKHKNLNPEWNEEFSLTVKDPESQVLDIHVYDWEQVGKHDKMGMNVIQLKELVVEEPRVFTLELLKNMDLSDAQNEKSRGQIVVEVTYKPFKEEDLDKSFNRIESLQKAPEGTPIGGGLLVVIVHEGEDIEGKYHTNPHVRLIFKGEERKTKSMKKSRDPRWEDEFQFTVEEPPTNDKLHVEVVSTSSRNLLRPKESLGYIDISLADVVSNKRINEKFHLIDSKNGRIQIEILWRASQAS, from the exons ATGGGTTTCTTTAGTACTATATTCGGATTTTTTGGATTTGGAATTGGGATTGTCATTGGTCTTGTTATTGGTTATTTTCTCTTCATCTACGTTCAACCCATTGATGTTAAG AACCCTGAAATCAAGCCATTGGCTGAGGAAGAGACCGAAGCTTTGCAACGAATAATTCATGAGATTCCACTTTGGATAAAAAATCCAGATTCTGATCGA GTTGATTGGTTAAACAAACTCATTGAGTATATGTGGCCTTACCTTGACAAg GCAATATGCAATACTGCAAAAAACATTGCAAAACCCATAATTGCTGAGCAGATTCCAAAATATAAAATTGATTCTGTTGAGTTTGAAGTGCTCACATTGGGGTCTCTTCCACCAACTTTTCAAG GAATGAAAGTTTACATGACTGATGAGAAAGAGCTAATTATGGAGCCTTCCATAAAATGGGCTGGAAATCCTAACATTCTTATTGCCGCTAAAGCATTTGGGTTAAAGGCAACTATTCAG GTGGTGGATTTGCAAGTATTTATTGCTCCTCGAATTACTTTGAAGCCTTTGGTTCCATGTTTTCCTTGCTTTGGCAATATTTATGTCTCGATCATGGAAAAG CCACATGTTGACTTTGGACTAAAGCTTATAGGAGCTGATCTCATGTCTATTCCTGGATTGTACAGATTTGTTCAG GAGTTTATCAAAGACCAGGTTGCAAATATGTACTTATGGCCCAAAACATTGGAAGTTCCAATTTTAGATCCAACAAAGTATGCat CAATGAAGTTAAAGAAAAAAGATCTTCTTGGCGCATCCGATCCCTACGTGAAGCTAAAGCTAACCGGAGATAACCTACCATCGAAGAAGACCACCGTGAAGCACAAAAACTTGAACCCGGAATGGAATGAAGAGTTTAGTTTGACGGTTAAAGACCCTGAATCTCAAGTTTTAGATATTCATGTTTACGACTGGGAACAA GTTGGAAAGCATGACAAGATGGGTATGAATGTAATCCAATTGAAAGAACTCGTTGTGGAAGAGCCTAGAGTTTTCACTCTTGAGCTTTTGAAAAATATGGATCTTAGTGATGCTCAAAATGAAAAGTCGCGTGGACAAATTGTTGTTGAAGTAACATATAAACCTTTCAAGGAGGAAGACTTAGATAAAAGTTTTAATAGAATAGAATCACTTCAAAAAGCACCTGAAGGAACTCCTATAGGTGGAGGTCTCCTTGTAGTTATAGTCCATGAAGGTGAAGATATTGAAGGAAAATACCATACAAATCCACATGTAAGACTTATTTTTAAAGGAGAGGAGAGAAAGACTAAG AGCATGAAAAAAAGTAGAGATCCAAGATGGGAAGATGAGTTTCAATTTACGGTAGAGGAACCTCCCACTAATGACAAATTACATGTGGAAGTTGTTAGCACTTCATCACGGAATTTGTTGCGTCCAAAG GAATCATTGGGTTACATTGACATCTCTCTTGCCGACGTTGTTTCTAACAAGAGAATAAATGAAAAGTTTCATCTGATAGACTCTAAGAATGGTCGCATTCAAATAGAGATACTATGGAGAGCCTCACAAGCTAGTTGA
- the LOC131657643 gene encoding uncharacterized protein LOC131657643: MDPNNHFNTQNSANFPFNQNPNNYQNPNYYQNPNQFSNQHPQNIPNFGFPPNFNQSFSVPNFQPYYGSMPRNPSQTPPFNGYVTMANANFPSGGVPEFPEFSTQLTIGGMIVSNEVAPNSEDSTPKSRKTQQPAWNTEQNLVLISGWIKFGTSSVVGRNQKGETYWGKIAEYCNEHCSFDPPRDGPACRNRFNYMNKVLGKWIGAYDGAKRMQGSGWSENDVLAKAQELYACGKNVRFTLMEEWHALRNIGSGSSGSKRSRESDACGSNTVESSARPIGREAAKKRANNIALEKTKTKKMKMYLKLTSEEHLDDRKNQLLKKLEAELFDN; encoded by the exons atggatcccaataATCATTTTAACACTCAAAATTCTGCTAATTTTCCATTTAACCAAAATCCCAACAATTATCAAAATCCCAACTATTATCAAAATCCAAATCAATTTTCCAACCAACATCCTCAAAACATACCTAATTTTGGTTTTCCACCAAATTTCAACCAGTCATTCTCTGTTCCAAACTTTCAACCATATTATGGATCTATGCCGAGAAATCCATCTCAAACACCCCCGTTTAATGGTTATGTGACAATGGCGAATGCAAATTTTCCAAGTGGTGGTGTACCTGAATTTCCCGAGTTTTCAACACAACTAACTATTGGTGGCATGATAGTTTCTAATGAAGTCGCTCCAAATTCAGAGGATTCAACTCCTAAGAGCAGGAAAACTCAGCAACCAGCATGGAACACTGAACAAAATTTGGTGCTAATTAGTGGGTGGATTAAATTTGGAACAAGCAGTGTTGTCGGGAGAAACCAGAAAGGTGAAACATATTGGGGTAAAATTGCTGAGTATTGTAATGAGCATTGCTCATTCGATCCTCCGCGTGATGGACCTGCATGCCGAAACCGTTTTAATTATATGAACAAAGTGTTGGGTAAATGGATTGGCGCTTATGATGGCGCTAAGCGTATGCAAGGAAGTGGTTGGTCGGAGAATGATGTTTTGGCAAAAGCGCAGGAATTATATGCATGTGGGAAGAATGTTAGATTCACTTTAATGGAAGAATGGCACGCTCTCC GAAATATTGGCTCAGGAAGTAGTGGATCTAAGAGATCTCGCGAGAGTGATGCATGTGGCTCAAACACTGTAGAATCCAGTGCTCGTCCTATAGGAAGGGAAGCAGCTAAAAAAAGG GCTAACAATATAGCCTTGGAAAAGACTAAAACCAAGAAAATGAAGATGTATCTAAAGCTAACTTCCGAAGAGCATCTAGATGACCGGAAGAACCAGCTGTTGAAAAAGTTGGAGGCAGAACtgtttgataattaa